Proteins co-encoded in one Candidatus Stoquefichus sp. SB1 genomic window:
- a CDS encoding RNA 2'-phosphotransferase: MNYTQLGKEISFALRHHPEQYHLVMDEQGWVEVEQLLKALEDKYGQLTEENIIELMQCSNKQRYELKNHKIRAYYGHSLQSKIKKEQQVPPHILYHGTAKRFIPSIMQKGLQPMNRQYVHLSLDKETALQVGKRHDSSPIILKIEAYKAYQDGISFYLGNETVWLSDSIPPQYISQD; this comes from the coding sequence ATGAATTATACACAATTAGGAAAAGAAATTTCTTTTGCATTAAGACATCATCCAGAACAATATCATCTTGTTATGGATGAACAAGGTTGGGTTGAGGTTGAACAATTACTAAAGGCTTTGGAAGATAAGTATGGTCAATTAACAGAAGAGAATATTATTGAACTTATGCAATGTTCCAATAAACAAAGATATGAATTGAAAAATCATAAAATAAGAGCATATTATGGTCATTCATTACAAAGTAAAATAAAAAAGGAACAACAAGTTCCTCCCCATATCTTATATCATGGAACAGCTAAGCGATTTATCCCTTCAATTATGCAAAAAGGATTACAACCAATGAATAGACAATATGTCCATTTATCTTTAGATAAGGAAACAGCATTACAAGTTGGCAAACGCCATGATTCATCTCCAATTATTTTAAAGATTGAAGCGTATAAGGCTTACCAAGATGGTATTTCATTTTATTTGGGTAATGAGACAGTTTGGTTATCTGATAGCATACCCCCACAATATATAAGTCAGGATTAA
- the rnmV gene encoding ribonuclease M5: protein MEKIKEVIVVEGKTDTAVIKKLFDADTIETNGLAIDDKTLDLIEQANLKRGVIVLTDPDYPGMRIRNIIIERVPNIKQAFVDKKDAIGEKKLGIAEAREEAIIEALKNVVTFTKDVETITWPEFISLDIIGDKKRRMKVYDLFHLGYGNAKTLFKRLNMAQITKQDILEKLGE from the coding sequence ATGGAAAAGATTAAAGAAGTTATTGTGGTAGAAGGAAAAACAGATACCGCTGTTATAAAAAAATTATTTGATGCTGATACAATAGAGACAAATGGCTTGGCTATTGATGATAAGACTTTAGATTTAATTGAACAGGCTAATCTAAAAAGAGGTGTTATTGTTTTAACTGATCCTGATTATCCTGGTATGCGTATTCGTAATATCATTATTGAAAGGGTACCAAATATTAAACAGGCTTTTGTTGATAAAAAAGATGCTATTGGAGAGAAAAAGTTAGGTATAGCTGAAGCACGTGAAGAAGCAATTATAGAAGCATTAAAAAATGTTGTGACATTTACTAAAGATGTTGAAACGATTACATGGCCGGAATTTATTTCTTTAGATATTATTGGAGATAAGAAAAGACGAATGAAAGTTTATGATCTCTTTCATTTAGGATATGGAAATGCTAAAACATTATTTAAGAGATTAAATATGGCACAAATTACAAAACAGGATATTTTAGAGAAACTAGGTGAATAA
- a CDS encoding superoxide dismutase family protein, whose protein sequence is MEIKPTRMTTQILTTIINDKPYAFAYMMGEKISGTVCFYPYLSGTIMVYEIMGLPKTNQSGFYGFHIHEGNSCINNTKVAYEKTKGHYNPTKKEHPSHLGDLSPLFASKGRAWGIIFIDKFKPQDIIDRTLVIHENADDFHSQPAGNSGHKIACGEIKRFS, encoded by the coding sequence ATGGAAATAAAACCAACAAGAATGACAACCCAAATTTTAACAACAATTATTAATGATAAACCTTATGCTTTTGCTTATATGATGGGAGAAAAAATATCTGGTACAGTTTGTTTTTATCCTTATCTTTCAGGAACAATTATGGTTTATGAAATTATGGGTTTACCAAAGACAAATCAAAGTGGATTTTATGGATTTCATATTCATGAAGGTAATAGTTGTATCAATAATACAAAAGTTGCCTATGAAAAAACAAAAGGACATTATAATCCAACAAAAAAAGAACATCCTAGTCATTTGGGAGATTTGTCTCCGCTTTTTGCATCAAAAGGAAGAGCTTGGGGAATTATCTTTATAGATAAATTTAAACCTCAGGATATTATTGATCGAACACTTGTTATTCATGAAAATGCAGATGATTTTCATAGTCAGCCAGCAGGAAATTCTGGTCATAAAATAGCATGTGGAGAGATCAAACGTTTTTCTTAA
- a CDS encoding NUDIX hydrolase has protein sequence MKKYNVIVVFSHDEQKVLMCLRRKNPFQGMYNLVGGKRKENETSVQAAYRELYEETHISSKDISLAHTHDLNYYLEDMILEVWAGQLKENIDVYGEENELNWISLRENFFDVQRFAGYGNIGHILYSLDLHKEGWKESSI, from the coding sequence ATGAAGAAGTATAATGTAATTGTTGTCTTTAGTCATGATGAGCAAAAGGTCTTGATGTGTTTAAGAAGAAAAAATCCTTTTCAAGGAATGTATAATTTGGTTGGGGGAAAAAGAAAAGAGAACGAAACAAGTGTACAAGCTGCTTATCGTGAATTATATGAAGAAACACATATTAGCAGTAAGGATATATCTTTAGCACATACTCATGATTTAAATTATTATTTAGAAGATATGATTTTAGAAGTTTGGGCTGGTCAACTTAAAGAGAATATTGATGTTTATGGTGAAGAAAATGAATTAAACTGGATATCTTTACGGGAGAATTTTTTTGATGTACAACGTTTTGCAGGTTATGGGAACATTGGTCATATTCTCTATAGTTTGGATTTACATAAAGAAGGATGGAAAGAAAGTTCTATTTAA
- a CDS encoding YjjG family noncanonical pyrimidine nucleotidase — MTKYTTLLFDADGTLLDFQSAEKQALKNTFEKYQIPLTPQLKERYEVINSDLWKQFELGIIDKKTVVYTRFVKLFQEFEINADGIAFEDDYQSALGRGHELLPHAYEVIENLSQNYQLYIVTNGVSKTQYSRMKECGLKSYFNDIFVSEDTGYQKPAKEYFDYCFQRIENLDLKKTLIIGDSLSSDIQGGINVGIDTCWYNPQHLENTKQLPITYTISDLRELYMILK, encoded by the coding sequence ATGACAAAATATACAACTTTATTATTTGATGCTGATGGAACACTATTAGATTTTCAATCAGCAGAAAAACAAGCTCTTAAAAATACGTTTGAAAAATATCAAATTCCTTTGACACCTCAATTAAAAGAAAGATATGAAGTTATCAATTCTGATTTATGGAAACAATTTGAATTAGGTATTATTGACAAAAAAACAGTTGTTTATACCCGTTTTGTTAAACTTTTTCAAGAATTTGAAATTAATGCAGATGGTATTGCTTTTGAAGATGATTATCAATCCGCATTAGGAAGAGGACATGAACTTTTACCTCATGCTTATGAAGTTATTGAGAACTTATCACAAAACTATCAACTTTATATTGTTACAAATGGGGTTTCAAAAACTCAATATAGTCGTATGAAAGAATGTGGTTTAAAAAGTTATTTTAATGATATTTTTGTATCTGAAGATACTGGATATCAAAAACCTGCCAAAGAATATTTTGATTATTGTTTTCAAAGAATTGAGAATCTTGATTTAAAAAAAACATTAATCATTGGTGATTCTTTATCTAGTGATATTCAAGGAGGAATCAATGTAGGAATTGATACATGTTGGTATAATCCACAGCATTTAGAAAATACAAAACAACTTCCTATCACTTATACAATATCTGATTTAAGGGAATTATATATGATCTTAAAATAA
- a CDS encoding YhgE/Pip domain-containing protein: protein MVKQEWKNVFHNTWIKIVMVAVIAIPSIYSCVFLGSMWDPYGNSGSIPVAVVNEDKEVTYNDSLLNVGEELVKNLEDNESMDFHFVNAQNAMKGLENGDYYMIITIPQDFSKNATTLLDNQPQKMIINYTTNPGTNYIASKMDDSAIAKIKAEISSSVTKTYAQTIFDSIGVLSDGLGEASDGTDKLSDGVHQLVNGNQTISDNLKVLASSSLTFKDGANTLTKGLKDYTDGVLTVDNGVYTLKDGLDTLNSSTGALSTGIQELNTGSQALKSGLTDYTDGVSKAYLGTQQLVSNNPTLMKGVQDLGSGTKQISSANKLLLTKIQTLSESMAKELEAKAQDIAKLEAGNQELSEKLNGLKNVATSSQEQNNALIAQIENDTTMDKDLKTQILTALKTSNGINDSLLSEDGVITTAQYLAVKNNEAINELSASIQSVLDNLNAQGKTPETMGMIQALSTMQAGLDKIDASVNGGTYQTVNDKNEVVNVNIAKEKSLVYGVNAYVKGTENVNNGLATITSNNQKLTSGSTQLAQGTNLLVKQTPTLVSGIKALDTGASQIYMGTTQLVSHNQTLLNGADQLNGGAGQISSGASQLADGSKTLGSGLDEVNDGVQTLNSRLKDGADQSKMNTTNSTIDMLSTPVDTTHNEISVVENNGHAMAPYMMSVALYVTALAFVLMYPIRHGIKNAENGWKYWLSKASVMYSISTIAAIVMITCLRVINGFEPQQLLLTYLFAILVAAAYMSIVILLSMTTGYIGDFLLLVFMIINLGGSAGTYPLETSSVFYKAIHAFMPYTYSVNGFRKVISMASASLTTEIWVFIGIFIVCSLLTILYFQIKNKEDKHLIPQAFENVNEEK, encoded by the coding sequence ATGGTTAAACAAGAATGGAAGAATGTTTTCCATAATACTTGGATTAAGATTGTTATGGTGGCTGTTATTGCTATTCCAAGTATTTATTCATGTGTTTTCTTAGGTTCTATGTGGGACCCTTATGGAAATTCTGGAAGCATTCCCGTTGCAGTTGTGAATGAGGATAAAGAAGTCACTTATAATGATTCATTGTTAAATGTAGGGGAGGAACTTGTTAAGAACCTAGAGGATAATGAATCTATGGACTTTCATTTTGTGAATGCGCAAAATGCCATGAAAGGGCTAGAGAATGGTGATTATTACATGATTATCACAATTCCTCAGGATTTTTCAAAAAATGCTACAACACTCTTAGATAATCAACCACAAAAAATGATTATCAATTATACAACCAATCCAGGAACAAACTATATTGCTTCTAAGATGGATGACTCAGCAATTGCTAAGATTAAAGCAGAAATTTCTTCAAGTGTAACGAAAACATATGCACAAACAATCTTTGATTCAATTGGTGTTTTATCTGATGGATTAGGTGAAGCAAGTGATGGCACGGATAAGTTATCTGATGGTGTTCATCAGTTGGTTAATGGAAATCAGACAATCTCAGATAATTTAAAAGTTCTTGCATCAAGTTCTTTAACTTTTAAAGATGGTGCGAATACTTTAACAAAAGGATTAAAAGATTATACAGATGGTGTATTGACTGTTGATAATGGTGTATATACCTTAAAAGATGGGTTAGATACATTAAACAGTTCAACTGGTGCTTTATCTACTGGTATCCAAGAATTAAATACAGGCTCACAAGCCTTAAAGAGTGGACTTACTGATTATACAGATGGTGTATCAAAAGCTTACTTAGGAACACAACAATTAGTAAGCAACAATCCAACACTCATGAAAGGTGTACAGGATTTAGGAAGTGGCACAAAACAAATCAGTAGTGCCAATAAGTTATTATTGACAAAAATACAAACATTATCTGAATCAATGGCAAAAGAATTAGAAGCCAAAGCACAAGATATTGCTAAATTAGAAGCAGGCAATCAAGAATTGAGTGAGAAATTAAATGGTCTTAAAAACGTAGCCACAAGTTCTCAAGAACAAAACAATGCACTGATTGCTCAAATTGAAAATGATACAACGATGGATAAAGATTTAAAAACGCAAATTCTTACTGCATTAAAAACATCAAATGGTATCAATGATAGTTTATTGTCTGAAGACGGTGTAATTACGACAGCTCAGTACCTTGCTGTTAAGAATAATGAGGCAATTAATGAATTATCAGCATCTATTCAGAGTGTTTTAGACAATCTAAATGCACAAGGAAAAACACCAGAGACAATGGGAATGATTCAGGCTTTATCAACAATGCAGGCAGGACTTGATAAGATAGATGCATCTGTGAATGGTGGAACTTATCAAACAGTTAATGATAAAAATGAAGTTGTTAATGTTAATATAGCAAAAGAAAAGAGTTTGGTTTATGGTGTGAATGCATATGTCAAAGGAACTGAAAATGTCAATAATGGATTAGCAACAATCACATCTAACAACCAAAAATTGACTTCTGGTAGCACACAATTGGCACAAGGAACGAATTTACTTGTAAAACAAACACCAACACTTGTCAGTGGTATTAAAGCTTTAGATACAGGTGCTAGTCAAATTTATATGGGGACAACACAACTTGTTTCTCATAATCAGACATTACTTAATGGTGCTGATCAATTAAATGGTGGAGCAGGACAAATCAGTAGTGGTGCAAGTCAATTGGCTGATGGATCTAAAACTTTAGGTAGTGGTTTAGATGAAGTCAATGATGGTGTTCAAACACTCAATTCTCGTTTAAAAGATGGTGCTGATCAAAGCAAGATGAATACAACAAATTCAACAATTGATATGTTGAGTACACCAGTTGATACAACACATAATGAAATTTCAGTTGTTGAAAACAATGGACACGCAATGGCACCATATATGATGAGTGTAGCATTATATGTAACAGCTTTAGCCTTTGTCTTGATGTATCCAATTCGACATGGTATTAAAAATGCAGAAAATGGATGGAAATATTGGTTATCTAAAGCCAGTGTTATGTATAGTATTTCAACTATAGCAGCAATTGTTATGATTACATGTTTAAGAGTGATTAATGGTTTTGAACCACAACAATTACTATTAACATATCTCTTTGCAATTTTAGTTGCAGCAGCTTATATGTCAATTGTCATATTATTAAGTATGACCACTGGTTACATTGGAGACTTCTTATTGCTTGTCTTTATGATTATTAACTTAGGTGGCTCAGCTGGAACTTATCCATTAGAAACATCAAGTGTATTCTATAAAGCAATTCATGCCTTTATGCCTTACACTTATAGTGTTAATGGATTTAGAAAAGTCATTAGTATGGCTTCTGCTTCATTAACAACAGAAATATGGGTATTTATTGGTATCTTTATTGTATGTTCTTTATTAACAATCTTATATTTCCAAATCAAAAATAAAGAAGATAAACATCTTATTCCACAGGCATTTGAAAATGTAAATGAAGAAAAATAA
- a CDS encoding Rrf2 family transcriptional regulator: MKIRQSFEQAICILLLIGASDSPIKSHELSQKLDISDSYLKKITRQLVVGDLITSKASKLGGFVLKKKLQEISFLDIFEAIEGKEKFIETTHLVEKVFDPNLKVKETEAVIVDYLNTAEEQYKSKLKEITLDHIFKSAHQS; encoded by the coding sequence ATGAAAATTAGACAGAGTTTTGAACAAGCAATATGTATTTTATTATTAATTGGTGCCAGTGATAGTCCTATTAAGAGTCATGAATTAAGTCAAAAGTTAGATATATCTGATTCTTATCTAAAGAAAATAACCAGACAATTAGTTGTTGGTGATTTAATCACTTCAAAAGCAAGTAAACTTGGAGGCTTTGTTTTAAAAAAGAAACTTCAGGAAATATCTTTTTTAGATATATTTGAAGCGATTGAAGGAAAGGAAAAATTTATTGAAACTACTCATTTGGTTGAGAAAGTATTTGATCCTAATCTAAAAGTTAAGGAAACAGAAGCTGTTATTGTTGACTATTTAAATACTGCTGAAGAACAATATAAATCAAAGTTAAAAGAAATTACTTTAGATCATATTTTTAAATCAGCACATCAATCATAG
- a CDS encoding M42 family metallopeptidase, translated as MNEYILNFVKDIMAIDSPSGYTRDVIAYCENEAHHLGYQTTKTKKGNLEIYVDGQDDYTIGFCAHVDTLGLMVRSINSDGTLAFTNVGGPIIPTLDGEYCRILTRNHQIYTGTILSNSPAAHVFKDAKDRERSCDTMHVRIDEMVKSKEDVLALGINNGDYIAIDPKTTITSSGFIKSRFLDDKMSVAILFGMLKTLHETNKKPLHNIILTISTFEEVGHGSSYISDQIDELIAVDMGCIGLDLDCSEYDVSICAKDGSGPYDYEITSRFIQLAKDHQLQYAVDIYPFYSSDVSAALRGGQNIKGALIGPGVAASHGMERTHIQAVENTLKLILAYIN; from the coding sequence ATGAATGAATATATATTAAATTTTGTAAAAGATATTATGGCTATTGATAGTCCTTCAGGATATACACGTGATGTAATAGCTTATTGTGAAAATGAAGCTCATCACTTAGGTTATCAAACAACAAAGACTAAAAAAGGAAATTTAGAAATATATGTAGATGGACAAGATGATTATACGATTGGATTTTGTGCTCATGTAGATACTCTAGGTTTAATGGTTAGAAGTATTAATAGTGATGGCACTTTAGCTTTTACAAATGTTGGCGGTCCTATTATTCCAACATTAGATGGAGAATATTGTCGTATTCTCACTCGTAATCATCAAATCTATACAGGTACAATTCTTTCTAATTCCCCTGCTGCGCATGTTTTTAAAGATGCTAAGGATAGAGAAAGAAGTTGTGATACTATGCATGTCCGCATTGATGAAATGGTGAAATCCAAAGAAGATGTTTTAGCCTTAGGAATTAATAATGGAGACTATATAGCCATTGATCCTAAAACAACCATCACATCATCTGGTTTCATTAAATCAAGATTTTTAGATGATAAGATGAGCGTTGCTATTTTATTTGGTATGTTAAAAACACTTCATGAAACTAATAAGAAACCTCTACATAATATTATTTTAACTATCTCTACATTTGAAGAAGTGGGTCATGGTAGCAGTTATATCTCTGATCAAATTGATGAATTAATAGCCGTTGATATGGGATGCATTGGTTTAGATCTAGATTGTAGTGAGTATGATGTTAGCATTTGTGCAAAAGATGGTAGTGGTCCATATGATTATGAAATCACTTCTCGTTTTATTCAATTAGCAAAAGATCATCAATTACAATATGCTGTTGATATTTATCCTTTCTATAGCAGTGATGTATCAGCGGCTTTAAGAGGTGGACAAAATATTAAAGGTGCACTGATTGGTCCTGGTGTTGCAGCATCTCATGGGATGGAAAGAACACATATTCAGGCGGTTGAAAATACTTTAAAATTAATTTTAGCTTATATTAATTAA
- a CDS encoding EAL domain-containing protein: MKNPLMRRSIIVAMLLLVLFGFFATIYTDNMSQSLYNETNEYLKDTTIQTSIAIRNRMNENITQLKTIALMIEQNQFQEDSLMHYLDELAQINGEKRFGIADLKGNVVTSDHQDFNISNRQYFKDSLKGESYISETMIDYVDGQAINVCSVPIYNQNKEVKAVLFATFSTDKLSYILSSATYNDIGFSFIFNEAGVIILSSTKDDSQKNINDISQGCLNQIDVSGNGILTFTDANHTENYLIYANIVDSDWLVASVFPREIATHKIQEFIQTAFLTWLAIGSGSALLISYVYFIQRKNKQDITKLAYIDPVTEHYNFNKFLEICQKKHHLSQYVLVNCDIKGFKWFNEIYGEEIANNLLKTIISCMEHICHDDELYCRQESDHFALLLRKQDHQQLELRLLNLAQYIRSQFFNLHTTSQYYFYFSLFEIQNDIIDIHSAFKKTQYVKKELKALSKDDVIFYQESFFQEGLYAQQIEKEFQTAIDKNHFKVYVQPKVELKTGLVQSGEALVRWQHPNHGIISPGSFIPIYEKNGMLEILDAYVLEKVLQKLVYWNEYYHQKISISINVSRTYLFNEGYIDQFIELIESYPIEPWQIEIEITETTALNHKEELIMILKKLKEHHLRISLDDFGSGFSSLNMLKDFPIDVVKIDQEFFRTNTYTHNRSHIIIEEVIELCHKLNIIVVAEGVENKEQNDFLIEHHCDYIQGYYYYKPILIEEFENSFLKKAE, encoded by the coding sequence ATGAAAAATCCTTTAATGCGAAGATCAATTATAGTTGCAATGCTTCTATTAGTCCTTTTTGGCTTTTTTGCAACTATATATACAGATAACATGTCTCAAAGTCTTTATAATGAAACAAATGAGTATTTAAAAGATACAACGATTCAAACATCTATTGCGATTAGAAATCGCATGAATGAAAACATTACTCAATTAAAAACAATTGCTTTAATGATTGAACAAAATCAATTCCAAGAAGACAGTCTCATGCATTATTTAGATGAATTAGCACAAATAAATGGTGAAAAAAGATTTGGTATTGCTGATTTAAAGGGGAATGTAGTCACTTCTGATCATCAAGATTTTAATATTTCAAATCGTCAATATTTTAAAGATTCTTTAAAAGGAGAAAGTTACATTTCAGAAACAATGATTGATTATGTTGATGGTCAAGCAATCAATGTTTGTTCAGTTCCTATCTATAATCAAAATAAAGAAGTCAAAGCCGTTTTATTTGCTACATTTTCAACTGATAAATTATCATATATTCTATCTTCAGCAACTTATAATGATATTGGATTTTCATTTATATTTAATGAAGCTGGAGTAATTATCTTATCTTCTACAAAAGATGATTCTCAAAAAAATATTAATGATATTAGTCAGGGTTGTCTCAATCAAATAGATGTTTCAGGAAATGGTATTTTAACATTTACTGATGCTAATCATACAGAGAATTATTTGATTTATGCAAATATAGTTGATAGTGACTGGTTAGTTGCATCTGTATTTCCAAGAGAAATTGCAACACATAAGATTCAGGAGTTTATTCAGACTGCTTTTCTAACTTGGTTAGCTATTGGTAGTGGTAGTGCTCTTTTGATTTCGTATGTTTATTTTATACAACGTAAAAATAAACAGGATATTACCAAACTTGCCTATATTGATCCTGTTACAGAACATTATAACTTTAATAAGTTTTTAGAAATATGTCAGAAAAAACATCATCTTTCTCAATATGTTTTAGTTAATTGTGATATTAAAGGTTTTAAATGGTTTAATGAAATTTATGGTGAAGAAATTGCGAATAATCTTTTAAAAACAATTATATCTTGTATGGAGCATATTTGTCATGATGACGAATTATATTGCCGACAGGAATCAGATCATTTTGCCTTATTACTCAGAAAACAAGATCATCAACAATTAGAATTAAGATTACTTAATTTAGCACAATATATCCGAAGTCAATTTTTTAACTTGCATACAACTTCACAATATTATTTCTATTTTAGTCTTTTTGAAATCCAAAATGATATTATAGATATCCACTCTGCTTTTAAAAAGACACAATATGTCAAAAAAGAATTAAAAGCGTTATCAAAAGATGATGTCATCTTTTATCAAGAATCATTCTTCCAAGAAGGTCTTTACGCACAACAAATCGAAAAAGAATTTCAAACAGCTATCGACAAAAATCATTTTAAAGTCTATGTTCAACCAAAAGTAGAATTAAAAACAGGGTTAGTCCAATCAGGTGAAGCACTTGTGCGATGGCAACATCCTAATCATGGTATTATTTCTCCTGGTTCATTTATACCTATCTATGAAAAAAATGGTATGTTAGAAATTTTAGATGCTTATGTTCTCGAAAAGGTTCTCCAAAAATTAGTTTACTGGAATGAATATTATCATCAGAAAATTTCTATTTCAATTAATGTTTCTAGAACTTATCTGTTTAATGAAGGATATATTGATCAATTTATTGAGTTAATTGAATCTTATCCTATTGAACCTTGGCAAATTGAAATAGAAATTACAGAAACAACAGCTTTAAATCATAAAGAAGAATTAATTATGATTTTAAAGAAATTAAAAGAACATCATTTACGTATTTCTTTAGATGATTTTGGAAGTGGTTTTTCATCTTTAAATATGTTAAAAGATTTTCCTATTGATGTTGTGAAAATTGATCAGGAATTTTTTAGAACGAATACTTATACGCATAATCGAAGTCATATTATTATTGAAGAAGTTATTGAATTATGTCATAAGCTTAATATTATTGTTGTGGCTGAAGGTGTTGAAAATAAGGAACAAAATGATTTTCTGATTGAACATCATTGTGATTATATTCAAGGTTATTATTATTATAAACCAATATTAATAGAAGAATTTGAAAATTCATTTTTAAAAAAAGCTGAGTAA
- a CDS encoding alpha/beta hydrolase, with product MKKKGFIIGFIIFSILLSMGYGIGSYFVGYALSPTSSSDQREIKEDDKIGVLTQDEKIISDNKQKEDAIGKAFMKKTKPMIIESNDSTRLNGQYLTHENNHMWSILIHGYKSDNTNMMSYGIQYYEKGYNILLPNNRAHGTSQGDYIGMGWLDKDDIACWVDWIVSQDPQAQIILHGVSMGGATVMMSAGDNLEHVIGYVEDCGYTSVWDIFASELDKRFSLPTFPVLDISNLVGRLKAGYDFKEASSVEQLKKAKQPILFIHGGKDDFVPTDMVYTNYEAAKGVKDIYVVEEAGHAQAKDYNPEAYWNKVFEFIDTKIKS from the coding sequence ATGAAAAAAAAGGGATTCATTATAGGATTTATTATATTTTCTATATTATTAAGTATGGGATATGGAATAGGGTCTTATTTTGTAGGATATGCATTATCACCAACAAGTTCATCTGATCAAAGGGAGATTAAAGAGGATGATAAAATTGGAGTTTTGACTCAAGATGAGAAGATTATTTCAGATAATAAACAAAAAGAAGATGCTATTGGTAAGGCATTTATGAAAAAGACAAAGCCAATGATTATTGAATCAAATGATTCGACACGTTTAAATGGACAATATTTAACGCATGAGAATAATCATATGTGGAGTATATTGATTCATGGATATAAGTCTGATAATACAAATATGATGTCTTATGGTATTCAATATTATGAGAAAGGATATAATATCCTTTTACCTAATAATCGTGCTCATGGAACAAGTCAGGGAGATTATATTGGTATGGGGTGGTTAGATAAAGATGATATTGCTTGTTGGGTAGATTGGATTGTAAGTCAAGATCCACAGGCTCAAATTATTCTGCATGGAGTTTCTATGGGTGGAGCAACTGTCATGATGAGTGCTGGAGATAATTTAGAACATGTTATTGGGTATGTGGAAGATTGTGGATATACGAGTGTATGGGATATTTTTGCTAGTGAGTTAGATAAGCGTTTTTCATTACCAACATTTCCTGTTTTAGATATATCTAATTTAGTAGGGCGATTAAAAGCAGGTTATGATTTTAAAGAGGCATCTAGTGTAGAACAATTAAAAAAGGCTAAACAACCTATTTTATTCATACATGGGGGTAAAGATGATTTTGTACCTACTGATATGGTTTATACGAATTATGAAGCTGCCAAAGGAGTCAAGGATATCTACGTAGTAGAAGAAGCTGGACATGCCCAAGCAAAAGATTATAATCCTGAAGCTTATTGGAATAAAGTTTTTGAATTTATTGATACGAAAATAAAAAGCTGA